One genomic segment of Rhodothermales bacterium includes these proteins:
- a CDS encoding methyltransferase produces the protein MRLGLLPDSLAERAALRLGLVPTPFLHTHPTLLLARALMVATERGVFEALADGPRSAEAVAAVCGTHPGATATLLDALVGAGYLRRPGGYALTLSARKWLLEASPHSLCDSIRFRRLEWDWIARLDDFVARGEPLDFHAAMTTSEWDLYQRGMRALARLAVPETIRRAPVPDGARALLDVGGAHGAFSVGFCERYPALRAVVLDLPDAVAASASLLAEADAPRVSHRAGDALHDDLGAEAYDVVFVGQFIHHFDDATGRALVQRFADALRPGGVLVIQEVMRSAEPEAAGQLGALADLYFALTSAAGTRTFEELAAWQRAAGLAPRRPVRFRTLPGVGQQNATKPAR, from the coding sequence GTGCGCCTCGGCCTCCTCCCCGACAGCCTCGCCGAGCGGGCCGCGCTCCGGCTCGGCCTCGTGCCGACGCCGTTCCTCCACACGCACCCGACGCTGCTCCTCGCCCGCGCCCTGATGGTGGCGACGGAGCGCGGCGTCTTCGAAGCCCTCGCCGACGGACCGCGCTCGGCCGAGGCCGTGGCCGCCGTCTGTGGCACGCACCCCGGCGCGACGGCGACGCTCTTGGACGCACTCGTCGGCGCGGGCTACCTCCGGCGACCCGGCGGCTACGCGCTCACGCTGTCCGCCCGGAAGTGGCTGCTCGAAGCGAGCCCGCATTCCCTCTGCGACAGCATCCGCTTCCGCCGGCTCGAGTGGGACTGGATCGCCCGACTCGACGACTTCGTGGCGCGCGGCGAGCCGCTCGATTTTCACGCGGCGATGACGACCTCGGAGTGGGACCTCTACCAGCGTGGGATGCGAGCGCTCGCCCGACTCGCCGTGCCCGAGACCATCCGCCGCGCGCCCGTGCCCGACGGCGCCCGCGCCCTCCTCGACGTGGGCGGCGCGCACGGCGCGTTCTCCGTCGGCTTCTGCGAACGGTATCCCGCCCTCCGCGCCGTCGTGCTCGACCTGCCCGACGCCGTCGCCGCGTCCGCCTCGCTCCTCGCCGAAGCCGACGCTCCCCGCGTCAGCCACCGCGCCGGCGACGCCCTCCACGACGACCTCGGCGCCGAGGCGTACGACGTCGTCTTCGTCGGCCAGTTCATCCACCACTTCGACGACGCGACGGGGCGGGCGCTCGTCCAGCGGTTCGCCGATGCACTGCGGCCGGGCGGCGTGCTCGTCATCCAAGAGGTGATGCGCTCCGCCGAGCCCGAGGCCGCCGGCCAACTCGGCGCGCTCGCCGACCTCTACTTCGCGCTCACGAGCGCGGCGGGCACGCGGACGTTCGAGGAGCTGGCCGCCTGGCAGCGGGCGGCGGGCCTCGCCCCGCGCCGGCCCGTCCGGTTCCGCACGCTGCCGGGCGTCGGGCAGCAGAACGCGACGAAGCCTGCGCGGTGA
- the pepE gene encoding dipeptidase PepE, translating into MTVYSSSPHRRLLLLSNSRNAGQGYLEHATDTLRDFLGSERKRVLFVPYAGVRISYDDYAANVSAAFEPAGYAVDPIHEADDAARAVDEADAIAVGGGNTFHLLRETAQRGLLARIRARVNEGVPYVGWSAGSNLACPTICTTNDMPIVEPPSFDALGLIPFQINPHFTDAHPPGHQGETRSERIAEFCVANPTMPVVGLPEGTTLRVEGDRLTLLGDAPARVFLGQQEPTEHAPGDSLQFLMAS; encoded by the coding sequence GTGACCGTCTACTCGTCCAGCCCGCACCGTCGTCTTCTCCTGCTCAGCAACTCGCGTAACGCCGGGCAGGGCTACCTCGAACACGCCACCGACACGCTCCGCGATTTCCTCGGCTCCGAGCGGAAGCGCGTGCTGTTCGTGCCCTACGCGGGCGTGCGGATCTCGTACGACGACTACGCCGCGAACGTCAGCGCCGCGTTCGAACCGGCGGGCTATGCCGTCGACCCGATCCACGAAGCCGACGACGCGGCGCGGGCCGTGGACGAGGCCGACGCGATCGCCGTCGGCGGGGGGAACACGTTTCACCTCCTGCGCGAGACGGCCCAGCGCGGCCTCCTCGCCCGCATCCGGGCGCGCGTCAACGAAGGCGTCCCATACGTCGGCTGGAGCGCGGGCTCCAACCTCGCCTGCCCGACGATCTGCACGACGAACGACATGCCGATCGTCGAGCCGCCGAGCTTCGACGCCCTCGGGCTCATCCCCTTTCAGATCAACCCGCACTTCACCGACGCGCACCCGCCCGGACACCAGGGCGAGACGCGGTCGGAACGCATCGCCGAGTTCTGTGTCGCCAACCCCACCATGCCCGTCGTCGGCCTCCCCGAAGGGACGACCCTGCGCGTCGAGGGCGACCGGCTGACGCTCCTCGGCGACGCGCCTGCACGGGTGTTCCTCGGGCAGCAGGAGCCGACGGAGCACGCGCCCGGCGACAGCCTGCAGTTCCTGATGGCATCGTGA
- a CDS encoding gamma-glutamyl-gamma-aminobutyrate hydrolase family protein (Members of this family of hydrolases with an active site Cys residue belong to MEROPS family C26.), with amino-acid sequence MPPRPHIGITTSLNDGEQRLDRRYVLAVERAGGLPLIVPMVESEEAANAVAALLDGLVITGGPAIVQGLNGALPDDIEETDPARLASDTHMLNAFLAAQRPVLGICYGMQLANAAAGGTLYADVQAQFDGSAAHSQKRGASDHPVAVEPGTHLHRVLHRDQFTVNTRHIQAIDAPGRGFRVAARAPDGVVEAVESEDGVVLGVQWHPERMGEAMAPLFRHLVDRARDRRSAAQ; translated from the coding sequence ATGCCTCCTCGCCCCCACATCGGCATCACGACCTCCCTGAACGACGGCGAGCAGCGGCTCGACCGCCGCTACGTCCTCGCCGTGGAGCGGGCGGGCGGGCTTCCACTCATCGTGCCGATGGTCGAGTCGGAAGAGGCGGCTAACGCCGTGGCCGCCCTCCTCGACGGCCTCGTCATCACCGGCGGCCCGGCCATCGTACAGGGCCTGAACGGCGCCCTCCCCGACGACATCGAAGAAACAGATCCTGCCCGTTTGGCGTCTGATACTCATATGCTCAACGCTTTTCTGGCGGCGCAGCGTCCCGTCCTGGGCATTTGCTACGGCATGCAACTCGCCAATGCGGCGGCCGGCGGAACGCTCTACGCCGATGTCCAAGCTCAGTTCGACGGTTCGGCCGCGCACAGCCAGAAGCGCGGCGCCTCCGATCACCCCGTCGCCGTCGAACCCGGCACCCACCTCCACCGGGTGCTCCACCGAGACCAGTTCACCGTGAACACGCGCCACATCCAAGCCATCGACGCTCCCGGCCGCGGCTTCCGCGTCGCCGCACGGGCGCCCGACGGCGTCGTCGAAGCCGTGGAGAGCGAGGACGGCGTGGTCCTCGGCGTGCAGTGGCACCCCGAGCGGATGGGCGAGGCCATGGCCCCGCTCTTCCGCCACCTCGTCGACCGAGCGCGTGACCGGCGGTCCGCGGCCCAATAA
- a CDS encoding Smr/MutS family protein, with amino-acid sequence MLPRLLDDGHTVTLDLHGTTVDDAERLIRRTVRLAAERGRSRVTIVHGASTSSRQYRNRTIRHVLYDLLDDGALDGVTDAFRLEGSCLLGLAPAQTTDARRLTLGDVSGR; translated from the coding sequence ATGCTCCCCCGCCTGCTCGACGACGGCCACACCGTCACGCTCGACCTCCACGGCACGACGGTGGACGACGCCGAGCGGCTCATCCGGCGGACGGTCCGCCTCGCCGCCGAGCGTGGGCGGAGCCGCGTTACCATCGTCCACGGTGCTTCCACGAGCAGCCGGCAGTACCGCAACCGCACGATCCGCCACGTGCTCTACGACCTCCTCGACGACGGTGCCCTCGACGGCGTCACCGATGCGTTCCGGCTTGAAGGGTCGTGCCTGCTCGGGCTCGCCCCCGCTCAGACAACCGACGCTCGGCGCTTGACCCTCGGCGACGTATCCGGGCGATAG
- a CDS encoding rhodanese-like domain-containing protein — protein sequence MSRHSARFNHLVNETRARVRETDVPTVHARLGRGDAFHLVDVREESEWAGGHLPGARHLGRGVIERDIEAAIPDLDAEIVLYCGGGYRSVLSAESLQQMGYTNVISMDGGFRGWKEAGHEIVTDG from the coding sequence ATGAGCCGTCACTCCGCCCGCTTCAACCACCTCGTCAACGAAACCCGCGCCCGCGTTCGGGAGACCGACGTTCCAACCGTTCACGCCCGCCTCGGACGGGGCGACGCCTTCCACCTCGTGGACGTACGCGAGGAGAGTGAGTGGGCGGGCGGCCACCTCCCCGGCGCTCGGCACCTCGGCCGGGGCGTCATCGAGCGCGACATCGAAGCCGCCATCCCCGACCTCGACGCCGAGATCGTGCTCTATTGCGGCGGCGGCTACCGCTCTGTCCTCTCCGCCGAATCGCTCCAGCAGATGGGCTACACGAACGTGATCTCGATGGACGGCGGCTTCCGAGGATGGAAAGAAGCAGGGCACGAGATCGTCACCGACGGCTGA
- a CDS encoding transglycosylase SLT domain-containing protein: MPVLRLFAPALFALLLLAGCEGLVDEFPPPIERDFAAIAERDTLIALTTYNSTSYFLYRGQPLGYEYELLKMFAEEHDLVLKMRVVSDVDSLFILLNEGAGDVVAARVVPSVADSAYIAFTEALYRTDPVVVQRAAAPDLPDSVEEVIEEGEEAFDTTLAVDRFAAEDLPEEVQIDAKLITKPSGLAGETVHVPGSSGYAERLLELSDEITGDIEVVEVGGDVSVERLIRGVATGAIDLTVSSEELAQLKESYFTNIVARPQLGEPVEVAWAVRLNAPVLLEELNTFVADNPGLAGNLFRKYYVDRKGYRERAESDYLTGDTGRLSDYDDLFRAGADTLGWDWLLLASQAYQESRFLPRARSWAGAAGLLQLMPPTAREFGVTDVYDPEDNVAGAVRFLQWLTNYWDDKIADPDEKRKFILASYNTGHGHVEDARRLTAKNGGDDTIWEEVAYWLLQKSKASVYNDPVVKYGFARGLEPVTYVELILDRYDHYRQFVRDEAGASAQAAPVEVRALENVGAGL, encoded by the coding sequence ATGCCCGTCCTCCGCTTGTTCGCTCCCGCCCTCTTCGCCCTCCTGCTGCTCGCCGGCTGCGAAGGGCTCGTCGACGAGTTCCCTCCGCCGATCGAGCGCGACTTCGCCGCGATCGCCGAGCGCGACACGCTCATCGCCCTTACGACGTACAATTCCACGTCGTACTTCCTCTACCGCGGGCAGCCCCTCGGCTACGAATACGAGCTGCTGAAGATGTTCGCCGAGGAGCACGACCTCGTCCTGAAGATGCGCGTCGTGAGCGACGTGGACAGCCTGTTCATCCTCCTCAACGAGGGGGCGGGCGACGTGGTCGCGGCGCGCGTGGTGCCGAGCGTGGCCGACAGCGCGTACATCGCGTTCACGGAAGCGCTCTACCGTACGGACCCCGTCGTGGTGCAGCGCGCGGCGGCCCCGGACCTCCCGGACTCCGTCGAGGAGGTGATCGAGGAAGGCGAGGAAGCGTTCGACACCACGCTCGCTGTAGACCGGTTCGCCGCAGAGGACCTCCCCGAAGAGGTCCAAATCGACGCCAAGCTCATCACGAAGCCGAGCGGGCTGGCCGGCGAGACCGTCCACGTCCCCGGCAGTTCGGGCTACGCCGAGCGCCTGCTCGAACTCTCCGACGAGATCACCGGCGACATCGAGGTCGTCGAGGTCGGCGGCGACGTGTCGGTGGAGCGACTCATCCGCGGCGTCGCGACCGGGGCCATCGACCTCACCGTGTCGTCGGAGGAGCTGGCGCAGCTGAAGGAGAGCTACTTCACGAACATCGTCGCGCGTCCGCAACTGGGCGAGCCTGTCGAGGTGGCGTGGGCCGTGCGCCTGAACGCGCCCGTGCTCCTCGAGGAACTCAACACTTTCGTCGCGGACAACCCCGGCCTCGCCGGCAACCTCTTTCGGAAGTACTACGTCGACCGCAAGGGCTACCGCGAGCGGGCCGAGAGCGACTACCTCACCGGGGACACCGGCCGCCTCTCCGACTACGACGACCTCTTCCGCGCCGGGGCCGACACGCTCGGCTGGGACTGGCTGCTGCTGGCCTCGCAGGCCTATCAGGAAAGCCGGTTCCTACCGCGAGCCCGTTCGTGGGCCGGCGCCGCGGGCCTTCTCCAGCTCATGCCGCCGACGGCGCGCGAGTTCGGCGTCACCGACGTGTACGACCCCGAAGACAATGTGGCCGGGGCCGTCCGCTTCCTCCAGTGGCTCACGAACTACTGGGACGACAAGATCGCCGACCCCGACGAGAAGCGGAAGTTCATCCTCGCCTCGTACAACACGGGCCACGGACACGTCGAGGACGCCCGCCGCCTCACGGCCAAGAACGGCGGCGACGACACGATCTGGGAAGAGGTGGCGTACTGGCTCCTCCAGAAGTCGAAGGCCAGCGTCTACAACGACCCCGTCGTGAAGTACGGCTTCGCCCGCGGGCTCGAGCCCGTGACGTACGTCGAGCTCATCCTCGACCGCTACGACCACTACCGGCAGTTCGTCCGCGACGAGGCCGGGGCGAGCGCGCAGGCCGCCCCCGTCGAGGTCCGCGCGCTCGAGAACGTCGGCGCCGGCCTCTGA
- a CDS encoding FG-GAP-like repeat-containing protein, with protein sequence MLRSTLALALALCLAPLAASAQPVVVSASPAAHAIAADRSAPVEVVFDRTLDPATVTAATVRVFGRWSGPAAGTLSVDGATLRFVPDAPFFAGEAVTVALSRGIRDGDGAALATGFAWGFWASAAPASLAITEVGQMSTRRPGEGSIISYGAYAGDLNDDGWSDLAIPNEAANDLRVFLNDGAGQYDTFVVHALPNGSVPSTNEGGDFNEDGLVDIAVGNIGNDRVSVMLGDGDGGFLDAASYRAGNSVRGVCVLDLDGDGHDDIATANRSASNVTLLRGLGDGTFRPPTVIETGADGETACAAADANGDGITDLFVGAVNSGEIVLLLGDGAGGLAVAATVEAETSPWMLAAGDIDGDGAVDVVAAGSFSDNVSVTFGDGAGGLSEPVLYPFGRLSVAIDLGDLDGDGDLDMLASNYSSRNFHLYENHGAGAFADPVAFSVSGNGSCAVFHDRDNDGDLDVTGIDEGDDRLYFYENPGATTNAEATPAADFSVALFPNPTHESATVRFAVATPSDVLVRVFDARGRLVETLVDGRRAAGEHTLALSTRGLASGSYVVRVETASGTVSRMLTLTR encoded by the coding sequence ATGCTCCGCTCCACGCTCGCGCTCGCGCTCGCGCTCTGTCTCGCCCCGCTCGCCGCGTCGGCGCAGCCCGTCGTCGTATCCGCCTCACCGGCGGCGCATGCCATCGCGGCGGACCGCTCGGCGCCAGTCGAGGTCGTGTTCGACCGGACGCTCGATCCGGCGACGGTGACGGCGGCGACGGTGCGGGTGTTCGGGCGGTGGTCGGGCCCGGCGGCGGGGACGCTCTCGGTGGACGGCGCGACGCTCCGCTTCGTGCCCGACGCGCCGTTCTTCGCAGGCGAAGCGGTGACGGTCGCGCTCTCGCGGGGGATCCGGGACGGCGACGGCGCGGCGCTCGCGACGGGCTTCGCGTGGGGATTCTGGGCGAGCGCCGCGCCCGCCTCGCTCGCCATCACCGAAGTGGGGCAGATGTCGACGCGGCGGCCGGGCGAGGGATCGATCATCTCCTACGGCGCTTACGCGGGCGACCTCAACGACGACGGCTGGAGCGACCTCGCGATCCCGAACGAGGCCGCGAACGACCTCCGCGTGTTCCTGAACGACGGGGCCGGGCAGTACGACACGTTTGTCGTCCACGCGCTCCCCAACGGCTCCGTCCCGAGCACGAACGAGGGCGGCGACTTCAACGAGGACGGGCTCGTCGATATCGCCGTCGGCAACATCGGGAACGACCGCGTGAGTGTGATGCTCGGCGACGGCGACGGCGGCTTCCTCGACGCGGCGAGCTACCGCGCGGGCAACTCCGTCCGCGGCGTCTGCGTGCTCGACCTCGACGGCGACGGCCACGACGATATCGCCACGGCGAACCGGTCGGCCTCGAACGTGACGCTCCTGCGCGGCCTCGGCGATGGGACGTTCCGGCCGCCGACGGTGATCGAGACGGGCGCGGACGGCGAGACGGCCTGCGCCGCCGCTGACGCGAACGGCGACGGCATCACCGACCTCTTCGTCGGCGCGGTCAACAGCGGCGAGATCGTGCTCCTCCTCGGCGACGGGGCGGGCGGGCTCGCCGTCGCCGCGACGGTCGAGGCCGAGACGTCGCCGTGGATGCTCGCGGCCGGAGATATCGACGGCGACGGGGCCGTAGACGTGGTGGCGGCGGGCTCGTTCTCCGACAACGTTTCGGTCACCTTCGGCGACGGCGCGGGCGGGCTCAGCGAGCCCGTACTCTACCCCTTCGGCCGCCTCAGCGTCGCCATCGACCTCGGCGACCTCGACGGCGACGGCGACCTCGACATGCTCGCGAGCAACTATTCGAGCCGCAACTTCCACCTCTACGAGAACCACGGCGCGGGCGCCTTCGCCGACCCCGTCGCGTTCTCCGTCTCCGGCAACGGCTCGTGCGCCGTCTTCCACGACCGCGACAACGACGGCGACCTCGACGTGACCGGGATCGACGAGGGCGACGACCGGCTCTATTTCTACGAGAACCCCGGCGCGACGACGAACGCCGAGGCCACGCCCGCCGCCGATTTCTCCGTCGCGCTCTTCCCCAATCCCACGCACGAATCGGCGACGGTGCGGTTCGCGGTGGCCACGCCGAGCGACGTGCTCGTGCGTGTGTTCGACGCGCGGGGCCGGCTCGTCGAGACACTCGTCGACGGCCGGCGGGCGGCCGGCGAGCATACGCTCGCGCTGTCGACGCGCGGGCTCGCGAGCGGGAGCTATGTCGTCCGCGTCGAGACGGCATCGGGGACGGTGTCGCGGATGCTCACCCTGACGCGGTAG
- a CDS encoding YihY/virulence factor BrkB family protein produces MPSLRESIDLLKQTGKEIGEDNCTSMSAAIAYYTLFSLPPLLVILVGIAGAVFGADAVQEQLTGQVGGLVGESGAAEVQTMIENAGDLGGGSIIGKVLGLLALVFGATGAFAQLQQSLNRAWEVRPDPDSSGLKNMITKRVLSFGMVLTIAFLLVVSLAASALMSGLFTVMESVLGPAGAPLAWVGELVLSLGIFTLLFAAIFRVLPDAEVAWRDVWVGAFATAVLFVVGKFLIGFYLGRSNPGEAFGAAGSVVVILVWIYYTALILLAGAEFTQLWAKRYGSQIEPADDAVRVIEEERVVDEDAPRSADDERDERPAGAVPHPYAEPREPEPRSGWNPEA; encoded by the coding sequence ATGCCTTCGCTCCGTGAATCGATCGACCTCCTCAAGCAGACCGGCAAGGAAATCGGCGAGGACAACTGCACGAGCATGAGCGCGGCGATCGCGTACTACACGCTGTTCTCGCTGCCGCCGCTCCTCGTCATCCTCGTCGGCATCGCCGGGGCTGTCTTCGGCGCCGACGCCGTGCAGGAGCAGCTCACGGGGCAGGTCGGCGGGCTCGTCGGCGAGAGCGGGGCGGCGGAGGTTCAGACGATGATCGAGAACGCGGGCGATCTCGGCGGCGGCTCGATCATCGGCAAAGTGCTCGGCCTGCTCGCGCTCGTCTTCGGCGCGACGGGCGCGTTCGCCCAGCTCCAGCAGTCGCTCAACCGCGCGTGGGAAGTCCGGCCCGACCCCGACAGCAGCGGGCTCAAGAACATGATCACGAAGCGCGTCCTCTCGTTCGGGATGGTGCTGACGATCGCGTTCCTCCTCGTCGTGTCGCTCGCGGCGAGCGCGCTGATGTCGGGCCTCTTCACGGTGATGGAGTCGGTGCTCGGGCCGGCCGGGGCTCCGCTCGCGTGGGTCGGCGAACTCGTGCTGAGCCTCGGGATCTTCACCCTCCTCTTCGCCGCCATCTTCCGGGTGCTCCCCGACGCCGAGGTCGCGTGGCGCGACGTGTGGGTGGGGGCGTTCGCGACGGCCGTCCTCTTCGTCGTCGGCAAGTTCCTCATCGGGTTCTACCTCGGCCGCTCGAACCCCGGCGAGGCGTTCGGCGCGGCGGGCTCCGTCGTCGTCATCCTCGTGTGGATCTACTACACGGCTCTGATCCTCCTCGCCGGGGCCGAGTTCACCCAGCTCTGGGCGAAGCGCTACGGCTCGCAGATCGAGCCCGCCGACGACGCCGTCCGCGTGATCGAAGAGGAGCGAGTCGTGGACGAGGACGCGCCGCGCAGTGCGGACGACGAGCGAGACGAGCGTCCTGCGGGGGCGGTGCCGCACCCCTACGCCGAGCCGCGTGAGCCGGAGCCGCGCTCGGGATGGAATCCAGAGGCGTAG
- a CDS encoding secondary thiamine-phosphate synthase enzyme YjbQ, which translates to MAWVQKQITLAARPRGFHLVTDEVLRQLPELSRFRVGVAHVFIQHTSASLTLNENASPAVRADLERYVRDAVPDDTPYFAHTVEGPDDMPAHVKASLFGSSVTVPIRDGRLALGTWQGLTLGEHREDGGPRRLVVTLSGERDNGQ; encoded by the coding sequence ATGGCCTGGGTTCAGAAACAGATCACGCTCGCGGCCCGCCCGCGCGGCTTTCACCTCGTGACCGACGAGGTGCTCCGGCAGCTCCCCGAGCTGAGCAGGTTCCGCGTCGGCGTCGCGCACGTGTTCATCCAGCACACCTCGGCGTCGCTCACACTGAACGAGAACGCCTCGCCCGCCGTCCGCGCCGACCTCGAGCGCTACGTCCGCGACGCCGTCCCCGACGACACGCCGTACTTCGCGCACACCGTCGAAGGGCCGGACGACATGCCGGCGCACGTGAAGGCGTCGCTCTTCGGGAGCAGCGTCACCGTGCCGATCCGCGACGGCCGCCTCGCGCTCGGGACGTGGCAGGGGCTCACGCTCGGCGAGCACCGCGAGGACGGCGGCCCGCGCCGGCTCGTCGTCACGCTTTCTGGCGAACGCGACAACGGGCAGTGA
- a CDS encoding patatin-like phospholipase family protein, producing MESAPARPTLGLALGGGGARGLSHVGVLKVLDRERIDVGVVAGASMGGLIGAAFAAGFPVRGIEEEVLSLARRSQLLKLADWVPTFQALLSGKRFESYLDGVMGADLTFADLRRPLALAASDLNTGREVVLDTGRVVPAMRATMSIPGVFAPVDIGGYRLADGGILNNVPADLARALGADVVLAVDVLPFFRENQLDEPPRVEPLEVPLMPSGVRDVWQAMFVAIAALTECNLAQSKPDVIIRPALPADVTLLAGFTRAELLIEAGERAAEAAMPALREAMKRAAASAGTT from the coding sequence ATGGAATCCGCCCCCGCCCGCCCCACGCTCGGACTCGCCCTCGGCGGCGGCGGCGCCCGCGGGCTCTCGCACGTCGGCGTGCTGAAAGTGCTGGACCGCGAGCGGATCGACGTGGGCGTGGTGGCGGGCGCCAGCATGGGCGGGCTGATCGGGGCCGCGTTCGCCGCCGGCTTCCCCGTCCGCGGGATCGAAGAGGAGGTGCTCAGCCTCGCCCGGCGAAGCCAGCTCCTCAAGCTCGCCGACTGGGTGCCCACGTTCCAGGCCCTCCTCTCCGGCAAGCGCTTCGAGTCGTACCTCGACGGCGTGATGGGCGCCGACCTGACGTTCGCCGACCTCCGCCGGCCCCTCGCCCTCGCCGCGTCCGACCTCAACACGGGGCGCGAGGTCGTCCTCGACACGGGCCGCGTCGTCCCCGCGATGCGCGCCACGATGTCGATCCCCGGCGTCTTCGCGCCCGTCGACATCGGCGGCTACCGGCTCGCCGACGGCGGCATCCTCAACAACGTCCCCGCCGACCTCGCCCGCGCCCTCGGCGCCGACGTGGTGCTGGCCGTCGACGTGCTCCCGTTCTTCCGCGAAAACCAGCTCGACGAGCCGCCGCGCGTGGAGCCGCTCGAAGTCCCGCTCATGCCGTCGGGCGTCCGCGACGTGTGGCAGGCGATGTTCGTCGCGATCGCCGCGCTGACGGAGTGCAACCTCGCGCAGTCGAAGCCGGACGTCATCATCCGCCCCGCCCTCCCGGCCGACGTGACGCTGCTCGCCGGGTTCACGCGGGCGGAGTTGCTGATCGAGGCCGGCGAGCGGGCCGCCGAGGCCGCGATGCCCGCACTCCGGGAGGCGATGAAACGTGCGGCGGCCTCTGCCGGTACAACCTGA